The following coding sequences are from one Rubidibacter lacunae KORDI 51-2 window:
- a CDS encoding ABC transporter ATP-binding protein, which produces MATDTLAIATRALTKQFDRHVAVCEVDLQIASGEVYGLVGPNGAGKTTLLRLLAGMELPTAGEIHLHGRRFWCDARGNPLRQYLGYLADDFPLYDEMTVVEYLDYFARLYNLRQPKRRRRVQEVLELVQLTTKRHSAIATLSRGMKQRLGLARTLVHEPLLLLLDEPVSGLDPRARLQFRDIIGTLREAGMTVLISSHILSDLAQICTAIGIMELGYLVESAPLSVLHDRLGSRWLYVSAPGALEALTGELRNAPQVGELEVVSQSRAGTGPTSGQLRARFNGSEEDAAALLRALVTANIPVTEFRCTPDDLETIFHALDHQQAS; this is translated from the coding sequence ATGGCGACCGACACACTGGCGATCGCAACTCGCGCTCTGACCAAGCAATTCGATCGCCACGTCGCGGTTTGCGAGGTGGACCTGCAGATCGCGTCTGGGGAGGTGTACGGTCTGGTCGGCCCCAATGGTGCGGGCAAGACGACGCTGCTGCGCCTCCTTGCTGGCATGGAGCTGCCGACTGCGGGCGAAATCCACCTGCACGGTCGGCGCTTCTGGTGTGACGCGCGCGGCAATCCCCTTAGGCAGTATCTAGGCTATTTAGCTGACGATTTCCCGCTCTACGACGAGATGACTGTTGTCGAGTACCTCGACTACTTCGCACGGCTTTACAACCTGCGCCAGCCTAAGCGGCGGCGGCGCGTGCAGGAGGTACTGGAGCTGGTACAACTGACAACCAAACGCCACAGCGCGATCGCCACGCTCTCGCGCGGGATGAAGCAGCGTCTCGGTCTGGCCCGCACCCTAGTTCACGAACCACTTCTGTTGTTATTGGACGAGCCGGTCTCCGGGCTCGATCCTCGCGCGCGCCTGCAGTTTCGCGACATTATCGGCACGCTCCGCGAGGCAGGCATGACAGTGCTCATCTCCTCCCATATCCTCAGCGACCTCGCCCAAATCTGCACCGCGATCGGCATCATGGAACTGGGCTATCTCGTCGAAAGCGCGCCCCTCAGCGTCCTGCACGATCGCCTTGGCAGTCGCTGGTTGTATGTCTCCGCCCCCGGCGCACTTGAGGCGCTGACAGGGGAACTGCGCAACGCCCCGCAAGTCGGGGAACTGGAGGTCGTCTCTCAATCGAGAGCTGGGACCGGACCCACGTCCGGGCAGCTCCGCGCTCGCTTCAACGGATCAGAAGAGGATGCTGCAGCTTTACTGCGCGCGCTCGTTACTGCCAACATTCCCGTGACGGAGTTTCGCTGCACGCCGGACGACCTCGAAACCATTTTCCATGCCCTCGACCACCAACAGGCGTCCTAG